In Elaeis guineensis isolate ETL-2024a chromosome 1, EG11, whole genome shotgun sequence, a genomic segment contains:
- the LOC140858739 gene encoding ankyrin repeat protein SKIP35-like: protein MEGKSEIVMIGGKGGMHLTKERHSEDPLRSENEMDENGGLGSLEDISEPLSAEKGEGSNVFSREAPLRAKDPRVTRGHSCGTKKLRSRASDLVEETEARRKDKDKNKQERKLSRQDRIELGRLFQAAVSSHDWEHAESLILLADPQTLNDALCIALDSIWFLTTRPELNGITELIKKIVANGANDFTRAALRTSFLASCVSACQSKTMSLADTVTVMAQRLHERLQECHGDEILKAEAGAKVQKFTEWALKCIEFHSRCQENKGRGSHSTILEVQLQLSAFKNFLDIAGNQLTGKDFTEAFDAACFPLTLFSSSFDPGWASGVSATAIQGLLGMLVEGGADNVNQCFLEASRFGSTELVRILLQIAQRNSLDVDVDLALGFASHYCKIGTMECLVEEGNAVAFLGPLMRAAERGCMQVVQWFVNRGCRDMELCLALTAATSSSQVGIAAYLLPHVPQHVLAALSIEILKAAGERSSGSLDGVAFLLRSDFLSDPAATYAVADSIARSDDEAVAPELKAFLKENWSEAAFSEGISSGQEHYVNFMRILRRGCSPICLRDLPLPLVIAVAYLPLYRECAKAGGWLLPQRLRGQLVEAASRLGNGPVDRCCPGKELLAVLEHHLPPFLIQSPSTAHGP from the exons ATGGAGGGCAAGAGCGAGATTGTGATGATTGGGGGCAAGGGTGGCATGCATTTGACTAAGGAGAGGCATTCGGAGGATCCGTTGCGCTCGGAGAATGAAATGGATGAGAATGGAGGTCTTGGGAGTTTGGAGGACATCAGCGAGCCTCTGTCGGCAGAGAAAGGGGAGGGAAGCAATGTTTTCTCGAGGGAAGCTCCGCTCCGGGCCAAGGATCCCAGAGTCACAAGGGGCCACAGCTGTGGCACCAAGAAGCTCAGATCGAGGGCCTCAGATTTGGTGGAGGAAACCGAGGCCCGAAGGAAGGATAAGGACAAGAACAAGCAGGAGAGGAAGCTTAGTAGGCAGGACCGGATCGAGCTGGGGCGCTTGTTCCAGGCGgcagtgagttctcatgattggGAGCATGCGGAGAGCCTGATTCTGCTGGCCGATCCACAGACTCTCAATGATGCACTCTGCATAGCACTAGATTCGATCTGGTTCCTGACCACACGCCCAGAACTGAATGGGATTACTGAGCTGATCAAGAAGATTGTTGCCAATGGCGCAAATGATTTTACGAGGGCAGCCCTGAGGACTTCGTTTCTTGCTTCGTGCGTTTCCGCCTGTCAGAGCAAGACGATGAGCTTGGCTGATACTGTGACCGTCATGGCCCAAAG ATTACATGAACGTTTGCAAGAATGTCATGGAGATGAGATTTTGAAGGCAGAAGCTGGTGCCAAAGTCCAGAAGTTTACAGAATGGGCTTTGAAGTGCATCGAATTTCACTCTCGCTGCCAGGAAAATAAGGGTAGAGGAAGCCACAGCACGATTCTTGAGGTCCAACTCCAGTTGTCTGCATTCAAGAACTTTTTGGATATTGCTGGCAACCAACTCACAGGAAAAGATTTCACTGAAGCCTTTGATGCTGCATGCTTCCCTCTTACTCTCTTTTCTAGCTCTTTTGACCCTGGCTGGGCTTCTGGAGTTTCAGCTACAGCAATACAAGGGTTGCTCGGGATGCTAGTAGAGGGGGGTGCAGACAATGTGAACCAATGCTTTCTAGAAGCTTCACGCTTTGGGAGCACAGAACTTGTACGCATTTTGCTTCAG ATTGCTCAGAGGAACAGCTTGGATGTGGATGTTGATCTCGCCCTTGGCTTTGCATCCCACTACTGTAAGATTGGAACTATGGAATGCTTGGTTGAAGAGGGGAATGCTGTGGCCTTCCTGGGCCCTCTGATGCGAGCTGCGGAGCGAGGGTGCATGCAAGTTGTCCAGTGGTTTGTCAACCGAGGATGCAGGGACATGGAGCTGTGTCTTGCCCTCACCGCAGCCACCTCCAGCAGCCAGGTGGGCATCGCTGCATACCTCCTGCCCCATGTCCCCCAGCATGTCCTCGCAGCCCTCAGCATCGAGATCCTCAAGGCTGCTGGGGAGAGAAGCAGCGGGTCCCTCGATGGTGTTGCCTTTCTTCTTCGTTCTGACTTCCTAAGTGACCCTGCTGCTACATATGCTGTTGCTGACAGCATTGCCAGGTCTGATGATGAGGCAGTGGCCCCTGAACTGAAGGCTTTTCTGAAGGAGAACTGGTCGGAGGCTGCATTCTCTGAAGGGATTAGTTCTGGTCAGGAGCACTATGTGAATTTTATGAGGATTTTAAGAAGGGGTTGTTCACCTATCTGCCTGAGGGACCTGCCTCTGCCCCTCGTTATCGCCGTTGCCTACCTGCCGCTGTACAGGGAGTGTGCGAAGGCGGGTGGCTGGCTGCTGCCACAGAGGCTGAGAGGGCAGCTTGTTGAGGCTGCAAGTAGACTTGGCAATGGGCCGGTGGACAGATGTTGCCCGGGGAAAGAGCTCCTGGCAGTTTTGGAGCATCACCTGCCTCCCTTCTTGATCCAATCTCCAAGCACCGCCCATGGCCCTTAG